Proteins encoded by one window of Arachis ipaensis cultivar K30076 chromosome B04, Araip1.1, whole genome shotgun sequence:
- the LOC107635658 gene encoding geranylgeranyl transferase type-1 subunit beta: MDSTEESSPKSELSNTIMDMDLHNTFAELMFHLLPSPYESQEINHLTLAYFVISSLDILNSLNRVEKDAIVDWVLSFQLHPGTKTDPNNGQFYGFHGSRTSQFPPDDNGVLLHNHSYLASTYCALAILKIVGYDLSNVDSELMLASMRNLQQPDGSFMAIHIGGETDLRFVYCAAAICFMLDNWSGMDKEKAKDYILNCQSYDGGFGLVPGAESHGGATYCAIASLRLMGFIEDNLLSSCASSLIDVPLLLDWIVQRQGMDGGFQGRTNKTTDTCYAFWLGAVLKILGADDFVDIKALRRFLLTCQYKYGGFSKFPGEFPDLYHSYYGFAAFSLLKESGLKSLCSELGITETAAKGL; encoded by the exons ATGGATTCAACAGAAGAATCATCACCAAAGTCGGAGTTATCAAACACTATCATGGACATGGATCTTCATAACACGTTTGCAGAGTTGATGTTCCACTTGCTCCCATCTCCATATGAGTCTCAAGAGATCAACCATCTCACCCTCGCTTACTTTGTCATCTCTTCCCTCGACATCCTCAACTCTCTCAATAGG GTCGAGAAAGATGCAATTGTTGATTGGGTTTTGTCCTTCCAACTTCATCCTGGAACCAAAACTGACCCCAACAATG GGCAATTCTATGGCTTTCATGGTTCCAGAACTTCACAATTTCCTCCGGATGATAATGGG GTTTTGCTTCACAACCATAGTTACTTGGCAAGTACTTATTGTGCCCTAGCGATATTGAAGATTGTTGGCTATGATTTGTCCAATGTTGATTCTGAATTAATGTTGGCTTCAATGAGGAACCTTCAGCAACCTGATGGAAG TTTTATGGCTATTCATATTGGGGGTGAAACAGATCTTAGGTTTGTATACTGCGCAG CTGCCATATGTTTCATGCTGGACAATTGGAGTGGCATGGATAAGGAGAAAGCCAAAGATTACATATTGAATTGCCAG TCTTATGATGGAGGCTTTGGATTAGTACCTGGTGCGGAATCTCACG GCGGTGCAACTTATTGTGCAATTGCATCTCTCCGGTTAATGGGATTCATCGAAGATAATCTTCTTTcaagttgtgcttcttctttgatAGATGTTCCATTACTTCTAGATTGGATCGTGCAG CGGCAGGGAATGGACGGTGGATTTCAGGGTAGAACAAATAAAACTACCGATACATGTTATGCATTTTG GCTTGGAGCTGTTTTAAAGATTCTGGGGGCAGATGACTTTGTCGACATCAAAGCTCTACGCAGATTTTTGCTTACCTGTCAATATAAG TATGGTGGTTTCAGTAAATTTCCTGGAGAATTTCCAGACTTGTACCACTCCTACTATGGATTCGCTGCATTCAGCTTGTTGAAAGAATCTGGCTTGAAGTCACTTTGTTCTGAACTTGGAATCACTGAAACAGCTGCAAAGGGACTCTAA
- the LOC107637452 gene encoding heat shock cognate 70 kDa protein, which produces MAGKGEGPAIGIDLGTTYSCVGVWQHDRVEIIANDQGNRTTPSYVAFTDTERLIGDAAKNQVAMNPINTVFDAKRLIGRRVSDASVQSDMKLWPFKVVAGAGDKPMICVNYKGEEKQFAAEEISSMVLTKMREIAEAYLGSTVKNAVVTVPAYFNDSQRQATKDAGVIAGLNVMRIINEPTAAAIAYGLDKKASSVGEKNILIFDLGGGTFDVSLLTIEEGIFEVKATAGDTHLGGEDFDNRMVNHFVQEFKRKNKKDISGNPRALRRLRTACERAKRTLSSTAQTTIEIDSLFEGIDFYSTITRARFEELNMDLFRKCMEPVEKCLRDAKMDKSTVHDVVLVGGSTLLKMVLG; this is translated from the exons ATGGCCGGAAAAGGAGAGGGACCTGCGATCGGAATCGATCTTGGAACCACCTACTCCTGCGTCGGAGTGTGGCAGCATGATCGCGTTGAGATCATCGCCAACGATCAGGGTAACCGTACGACGCCGTCTTACGTTGCATTCACTGACACCGAGAGGCTCATCGGAGATGCCGCCAAGAACCAGGTCGCCATGAATCCCATCAACACCGTTTTTG ATGCAAAGAGGTTAATTGGAAGGAGAGTTAGCGATGCCTCAGTTCAGAGTGACATGAAATTGTGGCCATTCAAGGTGGTTGCCGGTGCTGGTGACAAGCCCATGATTTGTGTCAACTACAAGGGTGAGGAGAAGCAATTTGCGGCCGAAGAGATCTCATCTATGGTCCTAACCAAGATGAGGGAGATTGCCGAGGCTTACCTTGGATCAACTGTGAAGAATGCCGTTGTTACAGTCCCTGCATACTTCAATGACTCTCAGCGTCAGGCTACCAAGGATGCCGGAGTTATTGCCGGTCTCAATGTGATGCGTATCATCAATGAACCCACTGCTGCCGCAATTGCCTATGGTCTTGACAAGAAGGCTTCCAGCGTGGGGGAGAAGAACATCTTGATCTTTGATCTTGGTGGTGGTACCTTTGATGTCTCTCTTCTCACCATTGAGGAGGGTATCTTCGAAGTGAAGGCCACTGCCGGAGACACTCACCTTGGAGGAGAAGACTTTGACAACAGGATGGTGAACCATTTTGTACAAGAGTTTAAGAGGAAAAACAAGAAGGACATTAGTGGAAACCCCAGAGCACTTAGGAGGTTGAGGACAGCATGTGAGAGGGCGAAGAGAACCCTCTCATCCACTGCTCAGACCACCATTGAGATCGATTCTCTCTTTGAGGGTATTGATTTTTACTCAACAATCACCCGTGCTAGGTTCGAAGAGCTCAACATGGACCTCTTCAGAAAGTGTATGGAGCCAGTGGAGAAGTGTCTCAGGGATGCGAAGATGGACAAGAGCACTGTCCATGATGTTGTACTTGTTGGTGGCTCTAcgttactcaagatggttttgggt